Sequence from the Amycolatopsis sp. NBC_00345 genome:
AGGGACGTGTCCTGATGACTGGCCTGGCGGCCAGACACGCGTGTTCAAAAGCCGGCGGCGTGTGGAGGCCGCTGGTCGCGTTCTACGCCACGAGAGGTCTTGCCGCCGCGGAGCGGGTGCTGCCGCGTGGGTGGGCGGCGCAGCTCTGGTCGGGACGAGGCGCTGACATGGTCGAATTGACCGCCGCCGAGGCGTTGGAATGGCTAATAGTCGAACACCACAACCTGGTGGCAGCGTCCGACGTGGCGTTCCGTGCCGAGTGGCACGAAGAGGTGTGCCGGTTGGCGCTCGCGATGTGGCCGATGCGCCTGCGCGGTGCTCGACCAGCCGAGATGGCGCTTGTAAGTGAACATGCAGCCGTTGCTGCGCGGGAGTGGTCCTCGAAGCTGGCAATGGCGGTTACCGGGATGCAGCAGGGTTTCAGCGCCATGCAGCTGCGGAACTGGCCACTTGCCACGGAGCTGTTCCTGAAAGCCGCGGAGGATGCGAAGTCGGCCGGCTCGGACCAGGCTTACGCATCCGCTGTTGAATCGCTTGGGTTGGCGCTTGTCGAGCAAGGTCGCATGACCGAGGCGGTCGTCTTCCTCAAGGAGAACCTCGAACTCGCCGAGCGACTCTCTGATTCCCGCCGTCTTGCCTTGGCAAGGTTCCACCTCGCCAAGGTGTCGTCACCCGCCCTGGCGTTCAAGCTGTTGGACAGCGCTGCCGACGGCCTTGGTCACGAGCCGGGTAATCGCGTGAAGATCACTCTGTGGCGGGGAAAGAAAGCGATCGAGGCGGGAGAACTCGACACAGCGATGTCGGCGTTGATCGAGGTCTCGGCACTCGCGGTCGGCGACTGGCATTCCGAACGCATCGCCGCCAGCTGGGCCATGGCCGAGGTCGCGTGGCTTCGCGGGGACGTGGTCGCGGCCCGGGCACACGCCCAGGACGCGTTAAGTGTCTGCGTGCTCCGCGGGTTCGAAGCGGAAGCCGAAGAGATCAGGCGGTGGCTGGCGACGCTGCCCTGAGCCGGTGTGCCGGTTCAGCGGAGAGCGCGGCCGGGGTCGACCACGGTGACTTTTACCGAACTGCTGGTCTTTGACGTCGTGAGGAGGAAGTCCTCCAGCGAAGCCGCTGCCCCATTGGAGGCGCGGTGGTGCAGTACTGATGGAACTGCTTCTGCGGGGCCATCCGTGAGGTACTGAACGAGCGTGCCGCCACGGTTGCCCGCGAGCCAGCCGTGCTGAACGGGGCACACGGCCCAGAGCGCGCCGGGTAGCGCCCGCAGGGTCGCGGCGATCCACTGCTCAGGGGCTAGGGTCGCCGGACCGACCACGACGTGCGCCCGTTCGAGGAGCGTCAGATCTGAGTCGAGCACCGAAACGACCAGGTGCGCATCGTCCGGGTAGCTGTGGCTCCCTGCCGCGCTGCGCTCTACGTGGGTACCGGTCACGCGGATCCGCTGCGCGCTCGGGTTCCCTATCTGGACCTGCGGTATGGGCAAGGCGTTCGTGGTCGAGGGATGCGGTGGGGGAGGGAAACCGAGGACCTCATAGCCGATGTCGCGAAGCAATTCCGCGGATTTGCCGGGGGCGCTCGAGGCCAGTGCGGTGATATGGCTGTAGTCCTGGCCTCTTGTGATCACCTGCTCTATCTGGTCGGCCAGGTTGTCGGGCGAGAGGCGTGGCGCGCTGTGAAGGAGACCGGCTATCGGCGATGCCGGATCGACAGTGTCCTCGGGGGCTGCGGCGAGGAGAATCGGCGTGCCGAGACAGGCGGAGTAGAAGGTCACGGAGCCGTGGTCGCCGATCGTCACGTCGGCTGCGACCAGGGCCGGCTGCCAGAGCTTCTCGTCGGGCAGAACCAGTACTCCGGCGCGCCGGCTTTCTGCGAGCCACGTCTCCAACTGCCAGCGGAAGTGGCCTTGCCCGATGTTGGGGTGCAATGCCAGGACGATTCGATACGCGTCCGGATCGAGAGTGCTCCCGATCCTCCGAGGTAGGTCGGGGTCATGTCCGAAGAGCGACTCCGGGCCCCAGGTCGAAGACAGGACGACCAGTCGTTGGCCTGGCTGGACGCCGAACGCCTGCCGATAGGTTTCCCGAAGGGGCAGGTTGGCTTGCAGCCGATCGAGAATCGGGTCTCCCGCGACCACGGCACGCTCCGCCGCAGGTGGGCAGGCAAGCCGAAGGCGGTGGAGTTGCTCTTCGTGTGAGAGCACCACGTGGGTCGGCACGACCTGACCCTCGTGCATCAACCACGGGGTAGAGAGACCGAATACCACATTCTGATTTTCGGCGGCCAGATATTTATTGTAACCCATTCCGTGCGGCACCACCGTCAACGGCGCGCGCAATTCATGCAAGTCCCCGCCGTAACTCGCGGCCAGAGCCCAGTCGAATTCGGTCCGGATCGCTTCCGGCCAGGGTAGGAGGGGGATGCCGCGGGCGGAGAGGAATTCCTCGGTGCCGCGGGTGAAGGCGCTGGAGCCCGGGCAGGTGAACACGGTCTGGATCCGCGGGTCACCGGCGAAGAGGCTCAGCACGTCGAGCAGGCGGGTGGCGGCGGTGACGTTGTGGACGACCGCCAGCAGGGTCCGTTCCGTGGATACGGTGCGCCAGCGCGGCGGCACGGGGATCGACGGAGAGGGCACGGAGAGCAATCCTAGCGATTGCTCTCCGTGCGGCTCACAAACTGATGTTGCCGTGTACGTCACGTAGCTGGACGACCTTGGCCCCTTCGGCCACGGTGCCGACATGGTTGTTCACACTGCCGCCGCGAGCGTCCTGGTGGACCTCGAACTCGGCGTGCAGGGCGGTTCCGAACGCCGGGTCCGCGCGGGTTTCCACGTCCAGGCGTTCGGCGAGGGCCGCGATCGTCGCCGGGTCCTCGGGCTTGGCCGCTTCCAGGGTCGCGACCGCCTTCTTGTCACCGGAGAACTTGCGCTTGACCAGTTCGTACAGGCCAGTCGCGGCCTTCGTCGCCAACGTCGTGGCGATGGCGGTCAAGATCGGCTCGGGCATCTGCGCTCCTCGGGTCGACGGCTCCCGTCCACGGTACTCACTTCGTGTGGTCGGCGATCCAGTCCGCGATGACGTCGACGCGGCCGGTGAGCTCCGCGCTGGCGTGCGGGCAGTCGGGGCCGGTGATCTCGACGGCGAAGAGCTGCCCGCCCGAGCCCGACGGGACGAAGTAGGGCGCGCCGGCGTCGTAGGTGCACGCGCTGGTCGTGGTGGCCGGGCTGACCCCCTTGACGCCGACGGTGGTCGGGGCGACGTTGGCGACCTGGACCGTGCCCTGCTGCAGCTTCGTCGACGGCGCCGGGTTCTTCGCCGTGGTGCTGCCCCAGCCGGCCAGGGTGAGGCTCTGCCCGACGCCCGGGACCAGGCGGTTCACCGTGAGCGGGGTGACGCCGGTGGCCGGGCTGTCGAGGTGGGCCAGCGCGGTGTCGTTGACGCTGGACTGCAGGACCTCGGTCACCTTGCGCGTGACACCCGGCTCCTTCGCCTCGTCGACCAGCCCGAGCGTCACGTTCGTGGGATAGGGCACCGGGCCGGACACGCGGTTGTGGTTCACGTCGTGGAAGCAGTGGCCGTTGGTGAGGATCCACTGCGGGGCGACGAGCGAGCCGGAGCAGAAGCTCGAGTAGGTGCTGCCGTCCGGGCGCGGGATGCTCGGCATGGCCAGCTTCGCGGTGAAGCCGAACTGGCCGGGCGGGACGTCGGAGCCGTTCGCGACGGCCAGCGCCGGCGCGGCGGTGAGGAGGGGCAGGAGGGCTGCTGCGGTGACTGCGGCGCGAACGCGCATTAGGTCCCTTCGTCCGGGCCACCGGCGGGACGCCGATGATCGGCCCTCCACGCTAACCATGTCCGGCGAAGTGAGGAATTCCCTTGTCGGGCGAAAGAAAACGGGCCTCGCGGAATACGCGAGGCCCGTTCGTGTACTTGACTTTCACGCCGTGTGCGCGGCGATCCAATCGGCGATCACGTCGGCGCGAGCCGTCGTCTCCGGGGTCGAGTGGGGGCAGTCCGGGCCGTCCGACTCGACCGACACGAGCTGGCCGCTGGTCTCGTTGGGGACGAAGTACGGCGCGCCCGAGTCGTACAGGCAGGCGCTGGTCGTGTTCTTCGGCGCGACGCCGATCACGCCGATCGTGGTGGCGTCGACCTGGCTGACCGCCATCGAGCCCTGCTGCATCTTCGTGGACGGCTTCGCGTCCGTCGAGCTCAGGCTGCCCCAGCCCGCGAGCGTCACGCTCTGCCCGGCCGTCGGCGCGTCGCGCTGGACGGTCAGCGGGGTGATGCCGGTGACCGGGCTGTCGAGCTTCGCGAGCGAAATGTCGTTGGTGCCGGCCTGAAGCACGTCGGTGACGTTGCGCGTGACGCCGAGCCCGTCGCCCTGCACGGTGGTGCCGAGCAACACCGACGTCGCGTACGGGACCGGCCCGGAGATCGGCTTGCGGTTGACATCGTGGAAGCAGTGCCCGGCCGTGATGATCCACTGAGGAGCGATCAGGGCGCCGGAGCACGCGCTGTCGTAGTGGGATCCGTCCGGCTTCGGGATGTTCGTCATCGTCAGCTTCGCCGCGAACTGGAACTGACCCTGTGGCACGTCGGAACCGTCGGCCACCGCCGACGCCGGCAGTGCGGTGGCGAGGGCGCCCGCGGTACACGCGAGCGCCATGACGGCTGCGGAAAGCACAGCACGAACGCGCATTTATTCCCCTACAAGTGGTATGGCCGGTGTTTACCGGGACCTTAGCGGGAAAGCGCGTTCACCCGAAAGTGTTCGGCCGCCGGGTTGCCCGATTGGCCATCCCGGCGGCCGGTGAAGCGGTCGGCAGTGCTCAGTTGACGTCGACGAGGTCGACCACGAAGACCAGGGTCTCGTTGGGCTTGATGACGCCGCCCGCGCCGCGTTCGCCATAGGCGAGGTGCGGGGGGATCACGAGCCGGCGGCGGCCGCCGATCTTCATCCCGGCCACCCCCTGGTCCCAGCCGGGGATGACCTGGCCGGCGCCGAGCGCGAAACGCAGCGGCTCGCCGCGGTTCCACGAAGCGTCGAATTCAGCGCCAGTGGAGTGCGAGACGCCGACGTAGTGGACGCTCACCGCACTGCCGGGCTGGGCTTCGGTGCCGTCGCCGACGGTGAGGTCGGTGATCTCGAGTTCGGCCGGCGCGGGGCCGTCCGGGCGGTCGATTTCGGGCTTTTCCAAGGTCATGGCGATCACCGTACCTACGGGCTGTGAGCTGCGCCGATCGGACTACGCCCAAAGGTTGGTTAAACGCGAAAAGTCTTCACAAATGTGTCTACCCGCCGGTAGCGTGCGCCGGGTCACCCTGGGGGATCCTCGTGGACGGAGTACGGGCATGCGACGACGCATCCGCATCCTGACCGTGGCGGCTCTGGCCGTCCTCACGGCAGGTCTGACCCAGGCGGTGGCCGGCGTCCCGCCCGCCACCGCGGCGCTACCGGGCAACGACTACTGCGCCGGCCAGTGCAACGACATCCTGCCGCCCGGTGAGAACGGCAGCGCGACGCTCGCGGAGATCCTCGCCAACAAGGCGCTGGGCACCCAGCCGGGCCACGCCGACGACCAGCTCGGCAAGTACGCCGACCTGGCCGGCGGCTACAAGACGCTGACCACGGACACGATCGGCAAGTTCTTCAACGACTCGTCGTTCGGCGTCCCCGCCGACCAGGTGGCCAGCACGCTGCAGCCGCGCTCCGACGTGACCATCACGCGGGACAAGGCCACCGGCGTCCCCCACATCCAGGGCACCACACGCTCCGGCACGGAGTTCGGCGCCGGGTACGCGGCCGGGCAGGACCGCTTGTGGCTGATGGACATCATGCGCCGCGTCGGCCGCGGCCAGCTGACCTCGTACGCCGGGGGAGCGCCCGCGAACCGCGAGCTCGAGCAGTCCTTCTTCTCCGCCGCGCCGTACACGGAGCCGGAGCTGCAGGCGCAGATCGACGCCGCCGCTGCCAGCGGCCCGCGCGGCAAGCAGGGGCTGGCCGATGCGCAGGCGTACATCGACGGGATCAACAAGTACATCACCGACTCCCACAATGGCCGCTACTTCCCGGGTGAGTACGTGCTCACCGGGCACGTCGACGCGATCACCAACGCCGGCACCATCGACCCGTTCAAGCTGACCGACCTGGTCGTGCTCGCGTCCGTGGTCGGCGCCCAGTTCGGCGCCGGCGGCGGCGGCGAGGTGCAGAACGCGGTCGCGAAGCTCGCGCTGCAGGAGAAGTACGGCGTCGAGCAGGGCGAAAAGGTGTGGCAGAGCCTGCGCGCGGCGGACGACCCCGAGGCCGTCAAGACGCTGCACGACGGGCAGACCTTCGACTACGGCATGACACCCGCGAACCCGCAGGGCTCCGCGCTGCCGGACAAGGGCTCGGTGACGAACCAGCAGCTCGTGTACGACCCCACCGGCTCGGCCTCCTCGGCGACGCCGGCGAAGGTCGACGTCCCCGCGCCGAAGGACCAGGAAGCCGCGCGCGGGATGTTCGACAACGGCGTGCTGCCGGGCGACATGATGACGGACAAGCACGGCATGTCCAACGCGCTCGTGGTGTCGGGTTCGAAGACGGCGAGCGGGCACCCGGTGGCCGTGTTCGGCCCGCAGACCGGGTACTTCGCGCCGCAGCTGCTCATGCTGCAGGAACTGCAGGGCCCGGGGATCAGCGCGCGCGGCGCCTCGTTCGCCGGCATCAGCATGTACGTGCTGCTCGGCCGTGGCCAGGACTACTCGTGGAGCGCGACCACGTCGGCGCAGGACATCATCGACACGTTCGCGCTGCCGCTGTGCGACCCGAGCGGCAAACCGGCCACAAAGGACTCGAACTACTACGTCTACCAGGGCCAGTGCCTGCCGATGGACACCGTGGAGCGTAAGAACTCCTGGACGCCGACGCTGGCCGACGGCACCGCGGCCGGTTCGTACACCTTGCGCAGCTATCGCACGAAGTACGGTCCGGTGACCAGCCGCGCGACGGTCGGCGGCAAACCGGTGGCGTACACGTCGCTGCGGTCCTCGTACTTCCACGAGGTGGACTCGCTGATCGGCTTCCAGGAGTTCAACGACCCGGACTTCATCCACTCCGCGTCGGACTTCGAGAAGGCCGCGAACGACGTGAACTTCACCTTCAACTGGTTCTACGCCGACTCGAAGGACGTCGCGTACTTCAACTCGGGCGCGAACCCGGTGCGCAATCCCACGGTGGACCCGATGATGCCGGTGTGGGGTGACAAGGGCTACGACTGGCAGGGCTGGAAGCCGGACGGCAACGTCGCGAACTACACGCCGATGGCGCAGCACCCGCAGTCGATCAACCAGGACTACTACATCAGCTGGAACAACGCGCAGGCCAAGGGCTACGCGTCCGGCGGCGCCGACAAGTCCGCCGTGTACCGCGCCGATCTGCTCGACTCGCGGGTGAAGGGGCTGATCTCCAGCGG
This genomic interval carries:
- a CDS encoding ATP-binding protein: MDEVGHHNSFDGEADMVFQARDVQNVHNNWMTPVRAVPPPHQVPAPRPHCYGHERQMREVTQYADTGDASPVIAVIRGEPGSGRSTFCHRWVHEHRDRFPDGDYLVTLGGQDVTGVLAGLLESVGYDSERLPAGLEARSAMWRSRSHGKRLALVIDDALTADEVEALLPGAGGSVVLVVEAGRVARLVAQHAARMVLLTPLSTEAVYAMLAEQIGVTRIAAEPDAAAEFVRICDGSVGALTVLGTTFADFPDRSLRRLVRWLETHTDLLTLRHEVAYGRFTEDAQACYRVLGAHTGDGDVAVKTLAIVLGMSEESAQEAVECLQRAGLVRESREGRVLMTGLAARHACSKAGGVWRPLVAFYATRGLAAAERVLPRGWAAQLWSGRGADMVELTAAEALEWLIVEHHNLVAASDVAFRAEWHEEVCRLALAMWPMRLRGARPAEMALVSEHAAVAAREWSSKLAMAVTGMQQGFSAMQLRNWPLATELFLKAAEDAKSAGSDQAYASAVESLGLALVEQGRMTEAVVFLKENLELAERLSDSRRLALARFHLAKVSSPALAFKLLDSAADGLGHEPGNRVKITLWRGKKAIEAGELDTAMSALIEVSALAVGDWHSERIAASWAMAEVAWLRGDVVAARAHAQDALSVCVLRGFEAEAEEIRRWLATLP
- a CDS encoding S1 family peptidase, whose amino-acid sequence is MRVRAAVTAAALLPLLTAAPALAVANGSDVPPGQFGFTAKLAMPSIPRPDGSTYSSFCSGSLVAPQWILTNGHCFHDVNHNRVSGPVPYPTNVTLGLVDEAKEPGVTRKVTEVLQSSVNDTALAHLDSPATGVTPLTVNRLVPGVGQSLTLAGWGSTTAKNPAPSTKLQQGTVQVANVAPTTVGVKGVSPATTTSACTYDAGAPYFVPSGSGGQLFAVEITGPDCPHASAELTGRVDVIADWIADHTK
- a CDS encoding S1 family peptidase; protein product: MRVRAVLSAAVMALACTAGALATALPASAVADGSDVPQGQFQFAAKLTMTNIPKPDGSHYDSACSGALIAPQWIITAGHCFHDVNRKPISGPVPYATSVLLGTTVQGDGLGVTRNVTDVLQAGTNDISLAKLDSPVTGITPLTVQRDAPTAGQSVTLAGWGSLSSTDAKPSTKMQQGSMAVSQVDATTIGVIGVAPKNTTSACLYDSGAPYFVPNETSGQLVSVESDGPDCPHSTPETTARADVIADWIAAHTA
- a CDS encoding FKBP-type peptidyl-prolyl cis-trans isomerase, with the translated sequence MTLEKPEIDRPDGPAPAELEITDLTVGDGTEAQPGSAVSVHYVGVSHSTGAEFDASWNRGEPLRFALGAGQVIPGWDQGVAGMKIGGRRRLVIPPHLAYGERGAGGVIKPNETLVFVVDLVDVN
- a CDS encoding penicillin acylase family protein — its product is MRRRIRILTVAALAVLTAGLTQAVAGVPPATAALPGNDYCAGQCNDILPPGENGSATLAEILANKALGTQPGHADDQLGKYADLAGGYKTLTTDTIGKFFNDSSFGVPADQVASTLQPRSDVTITRDKATGVPHIQGTTRSGTEFGAGYAAGQDRLWLMDIMRRVGRGQLTSYAGGAPANRELEQSFFSAAPYTEPELQAQIDAAAASGPRGKQGLADAQAYIDGINKYITDSHNGRYFPGEYVLTGHVDAITNAGTIDPFKLTDLVVLASVVGAQFGAGGGGEVQNAVAKLALQEKYGVEQGEKVWQSLRAADDPEAVKTLHDGQTFDYGMTPANPQGSALPDKGSVTNQQLVYDPTGSASSATPAKVDVPAPKDQEAARGMFDNGVLPGDMMTDKHGMSNALVVSGSKTASGHPVAVFGPQTGYFAPQLLMLQELQGPGISARGASFAGISMYVLLGRGQDYSWSATTSAQDIIDTFALPLCDPSGKPATKDSNYYVYQGQCLPMDTVERKNSWTPTLADGTAAGSYTLRSYRTKYGPVTSRATVGGKPVAYTSLRSSYFHEVDSLIGFQEFNDPDFIHSASDFEKAANDVNFTFNWFYADSKDVAYFNSGANPVRNPTVDPMMPVWGDKGYDWQGWKPDGNVANYTPMAQHPQSINQDYYISWNNAQAKGYASGGADKSAVYRADLLDSRVKGLISSGTKVTRTNLTQAMEDAALADLRAEKVLPLLLQVLDKAPLTGASADAEAKLKTWMANGHQRVESSPGSKAYTDADAIRIMDAWWPLLVTNEFKPAMGDDAFTAMTNVLQINESPSGFQNETPGKHVGQPHQGSSFQHGWWGYVSKDIRTVLGQPVAGPLGATFCGGGNLDACRTALVDSLTAAAAQPANTVYPGDADCSAGDQWCADSVIQRPLGGITHGKISTQNRPTFQQVVEYPAHRGDNVSNLAAGKPVSATSAETGFYSSPASNAVDGNPATRWASDWSDNQSITVDLGSVQQVSRVVLSWESAYAKGYKVQLSADGESWRDAAAVTDGNGGADNVSFAPSDARFVRLAGVQRGTKYGYSLYEFEVYAH